A region of Marmota flaviventris isolate mMarFla1 chromosome 11, mMarFla1.hap1, whole genome shotgun sequence DNA encodes the following proteins:
- the Tsn gene encoding translin isoform X1, with amino-acid sequence MSVSEIFVELQGFLAAEQDIREEIRKVVQSLEQTAREILTLLQGVHQGAGFQDIPKRCLKAREHFGTVKTHLTSLKTKFPAEQYYRFHEHWRFVLQRLVFLAAFVVYLETETLVTREAVTEILGIEPDREKGFHLDVEDYLSGVLILASELSRLSVNSVTAGDYSRPLHISTFINELDSGFRLLNLKNDSLRKRYDGLNHLLCLEFHIHPWQLCVSMTECWPHCLDTPAGPASQTSSQVGKDSPSASSATSLPSDLPLTNPLLILII; translated from the exons ATGTCTGTGAGCGAGATCTTCGTGGAGCTGCAGGGCTTTTTGGCTGCTGAGCAGGACATCCGAGAG GAAATTCGTAAAGTTGTACAGAGTTTAGAACAAACAGCTCGAGAGATTTTAACTCTTCTGCAAGGGGTCCATCAGGGTGCTGGGTTTCAGGACA TTCCAAAGAGGTGTTTGAAAGCTCGAGAACATTTTGGCACAGTAAAAACACATCTAACGTCTCTGAAGACCAAGTTCCCTGCTGAACAGTATTACag ATTTCATGAGCACTGGAGGTTCGTGTTGCAGCGCTTGGTCTTCTTGGCAGCATTTGTTGTGTATTTGGAAACAGAAACACTAGTGACTCGGGAAGCAGTTACAGAAATTCTTGGCA TTGAGCCAGATCGGGAAAAAGGATTTCACCTGGATGTAGAAGATTATCTCTCAGGAGTTTTAATTCTTGCTAGCGAACTG TCTAGGCTGTCTGTCAACAGTGTGACTGCTGGAGACTACTCCCGGCCCCTGCACATCTCCACCTTTATCAATGAATTGGATTCTGGTTTCCGTCTTCTCAACCTGAAAAACGACTCCCTGAGGAAGCGCTACGATGGCTTGAA CCATCTGCTCTGCCTAGAGTTCCACATTCACCCGTGGCAGCTGTGTGTTTCCATGACAGAATGCTGGCCTCACTGTCTGGACACACCAGCTGGACCTGCCAGCCAGACCAGTTCACAAGTTGGAAAAGATTCCCCTTCAGCTTCGTCTGCCACGTCTCTGCCATCAGACCTCCCACTGACGAATCCCTTGCTCATTCTGATAATTTGA
- the Tsn gene encoding translin isoform X3 — protein sequence MSVSEIFVELQGFLAAEQDIREEIRKVVQSLEQTAREILTLLQGVHQGAGFQDIPKRCLKAREHFGTVKTHLTSLKTKFPAEQYYRFHEHWRFVLQRLVFLAAFVVYLETETLVTREAVTEILGIEPDREKGFHLDVEDYLSGVLILASELSRLSVNSVTAGDYSRPLHISTFINELDSGFRLLNLKNDSLRKRYDGLKSGLNSLSSFSKRVSLAFLH from the exons ATGTCTGTGAGCGAGATCTTCGTGGAGCTGCAGGGCTTTTTGGCTGCTGAGCAGGACATCCGAGAG GAAATTCGTAAAGTTGTACAGAGTTTAGAACAAACAGCTCGAGAGATTTTAACTCTTCTGCAAGGGGTCCATCAGGGTGCTGGGTTTCAGGACA TTCCAAAGAGGTGTTTGAAAGCTCGAGAACATTTTGGCACAGTAAAAACACATCTAACGTCTCTGAAGACCAAGTTCCCTGCTGAACAGTATTACag ATTTCATGAGCACTGGAGGTTCGTGTTGCAGCGCTTGGTCTTCTTGGCAGCATTTGTTGTGTATTTGGAAACAGAAACACTAGTGACTCGGGAAGCAGTTACAGAAATTCTTGGCA TTGAGCCAGATCGGGAAAAAGGATTTCACCTGGATGTAGAAGATTATCTCTCAGGAGTTTTAATTCTTGCTAGCGAACTG TCTAGGCTGTCTGTCAACAGTGTGACTGCTGGAGACTACTCCCGGCCCCTGCACATCTCCACCTTTATCAATGAATTGGATTCTGGTTTCCGTCTTCTCAACCTGAAAAACGACTCCCTGAGGAAGCGCTACGATGGCTTGAA ATCAGGACTAAATTCTTTGTCCTCCTTTTCAAAGAGAGTATCATTGGCATTCCTGCACTGA
- the Tsn gene encoding translin isoform X2 — MSVSEIFVELQGFLAAEQDIREEIRKVVQSLEQTAREILTLLQGVHQGAGFQDIPKRCLKAREHFGTVKTHLTSLKTKFPAEQYYRFHEHWRFVLQRLVFLAAFVVYLETETLVTREAVTEILGIEPDREKGFHLDVEDYLSGVLILASELSRLSVNSVTAGDYSRPLHISTFINELDSGFRLLNLKNDSLRKRYDGLKYDVKKVEEVVYDLSIRGFNKETAAACVEK; from the exons ATGTCTGTGAGCGAGATCTTCGTGGAGCTGCAGGGCTTTTTGGCTGCTGAGCAGGACATCCGAGAG GAAATTCGTAAAGTTGTACAGAGTTTAGAACAAACAGCTCGAGAGATTTTAACTCTTCTGCAAGGGGTCCATCAGGGTGCTGGGTTTCAGGACA TTCCAAAGAGGTGTTTGAAAGCTCGAGAACATTTTGGCACAGTAAAAACACATCTAACGTCTCTGAAGACCAAGTTCCCTGCTGAACAGTATTACag ATTTCATGAGCACTGGAGGTTCGTGTTGCAGCGCTTGGTCTTCTTGGCAGCATTTGTTGTGTATTTGGAAACAGAAACACTAGTGACTCGGGAAGCAGTTACAGAAATTCTTGGCA TTGAGCCAGATCGGGAAAAAGGATTTCACCTGGATGTAGAAGATTATCTCTCAGGAGTTTTAATTCTTGCTAGCGAACTG TCTAGGCTGTCTGTCAACAGTGTGACTGCTGGAGACTACTCCCGGCCCCTGCACATCTCCACCTTTATCAATGAATTGGATTCTGGTTTCCGTCTTCTCAACCTGAAAAACGACTCCCTGAGGAAGCGCTACGATGGCTTGAAGTATGATGTGAAGAAAGTAGAGGAGGTGGTCTATGATCTCTCCATCCGGGGCTTCAATAAGGAGACAGCAGCGGCTTGTGTTGAAAAATAG
- the Tsn gene encoding translin isoform X4, which produces MSVSEIFVELQGFLAAEQDIREEIRKVVQSLEQTAREILTLLQGVHQGAGFQDIPKRCLKAREHFGTVKTHLTSLKTKFPAEQYYRFHEHWRFVLQRLVFLAAFVVYLETETLVTREAVTEILGIEPDREKGFHLDVEDYLSGVLILASELSRLSVNSVTAGDYSRPLHISTFINELDSGFRLLNLKNDSLRKRYDGLKLTDVLEPRM; this is translated from the exons ATGTCTGTGAGCGAGATCTTCGTGGAGCTGCAGGGCTTTTTGGCTGCTGAGCAGGACATCCGAGAG GAAATTCGTAAAGTTGTACAGAGTTTAGAACAAACAGCTCGAGAGATTTTAACTCTTCTGCAAGGGGTCCATCAGGGTGCTGGGTTTCAGGACA TTCCAAAGAGGTGTTTGAAAGCTCGAGAACATTTTGGCACAGTAAAAACACATCTAACGTCTCTGAAGACCAAGTTCCCTGCTGAACAGTATTACag ATTTCATGAGCACTGGAGGTTCGTGTTGCAGCGCTTGGTCTTCTTGGCAGCATTTGTTGTGTATTTGGAAACAGAAACACTAGTGACTCGGGAAGCAGTTACAGAAATTCTTGGCA TTGAGCCAGATCGGGAAAAAGGATTTCACCTGGATGTAGAAGATTATCTCTCAGGAGTTTTAATTCTTGCTAGCGAACTG TCTAGGCTGTCTGTCAACAGTGTGACTGCTGGAGACTACTCCCGGCCCCTGCACATCTCCACCTTTATCAATGAATTGGATTCTGGTTTCCGTCTTCTCAACCTGAAAAACGACTCCCTGAGGAAGCGCTACGATGGCTTGAA